A single window of Gossypium arboreum isolate Shixiya-1 chromosome 13, ASM2569848v2, whole genome shotgun sequence DNA harbors:
- the LOC108461783 gene encoding protein BCCIP homolog, translating into MPQEPARHHRLLPVRPLTFSPFARSVARVATAYLVKHHMHDAMQQSAGDEFKEKLKNVDRQSESSEDEEFDGVVQADFAFFDPKPDDFHGVKTLLQSYLNYKQWDLSGFVDLILGQITVGTVVKLEDDEDNGVFSIITALNLGRYKDHKCITELKEFLLNICHEKDKIGNLRSLLGVEAQKVGLLVSQCVVNLPPELLPPLYDALFDEISWATEDEPTEELRNSFRFQFYVVVSKFYKHKNANQKRSSSTDKDEAFVYIKPEDEILHKLSMWSFLFPLQTQQVATHELKNYQLTGIVMAVKAEDISSFRQQLHALINES; encoded by the exons ATGCCGCAGGAACCAGCTAGGCATCATAGATTGTTGCCAGTTCGGCCTTTAACTTTCTCACCATTTGCTCGTTCTGTTGCTCGAGTTGCTACTGCTTACCTGGTTAAACATCACATGCACGATGCCATGCAGCAATCTGCTG GTGATGAATTTAAGGAGAAGTTAAAAAACGTAGACAGACAATCTGAGTCATCTGAGGATGAAGAATTTGAT GGAGTTGTCCAAGCAGATTTTGCATTCTTTGACCCAAAACCAGATGATTTTCATGGTGTGAAAACATTGCTGCAATCCTACCTTAATTACAAGCAATGGGATTTGAGCGGTTTTGTAGACTTGATATTGGGACAAATCACCGTTGGAACTGTTGTTAAATTAGAGGATGATGAAGACAATGGAGTTTTTTCTATAATTACTGCCCTTAACTTGGGGAGATACAAG GATCACAAATGTATTACAGAGCTCAAGGAGTTCCTTCTTAACATATGCCATGAGAAAGATAAAATAGGAAACTTGAGATCACTTTTGGGAGTTGAAGCACAGAAAGTGGGTCTCCTGGTTTCCCAATGTGTCGTGAACCTTCCTCCTGAACTCTTGCCGCCTCTTTATGATGCACTCTTTGATGAAATTTCATGGGCTACCGAAGATGAG CCCACAGAGGAGTTGCGTAATTCTTTCCGGTTCCAATTTTACGTAGTAGTAAGCAAATTTTACAAG CACAAGAATGCAAATCAGAAAAGGTCTTCAAGCACTGACAAAGATGAGGCTTTCGTATATATTAAGCCTGAAGATGAGATTTTGCATAAG CTGAGCATGTGGTCCTTCCTTTTTCCATTGCAAACTCAACAGGTTGCAACTCATGAG CTAAAAAATTACCAGCTAACAGGGATTGTTATGGCTGTCAAAGCAGAAGACATTTCCTCATTCCGACAACAATTGCATGCTTTGATAAATGAATCTTGA
- the LOC128286836 gene encoding tropomyosin-1-like, protein MRIAGLGKTSEQWRHKIREEKANTDRWERKFREAQARNEDLEKSLSESRNKRGELRARVVELNKSLHQYRNHNTAMELRASLSKIEEMKGKIEELEASLQNCDMRIQFFEANEDRWKEQLHHAQDQKDMQEQMQPQMQEQLAKIQREMKEQMMES, encoded by the exons ATGAGAATTGCGGGGTTAGGAAAGACTTCCGAACAATGGCGCCATAAAATTCGAGAGGAAAAAGCTAATACCGACCGGTGGGAAAGGAAATTCCGAGAAGCTCAGGCACGAAACGAAGATTTAGAGAAGAGTCTGTCGGAGAGCAGAAATAAGCGAGGtgaattaagggctagagtgGTAGAACTCAATAAGTCTCTGCATCAGTACCGAAACCACAATACCGCAATGGAATTGAGGGCAAGcttgagcaagatagaagaaatgaaaggaaaaatagaagagtTAGAGGCGTCACTGCAAAATTGTGATATGCGGATCCAGTTTTTCGAGGCAAACGAGGATCGTTGGAAAGAGCAGCTTCACCATgcgcaagaccaa AAAGACATGCAAGAACAAATGCAGCCTCAGATGCAAGAGCAGCTAGCCAAGATTCAACGAGAAATGAAAGAGCAAATGATGGAGTCCTAG